The Triticum aestivum cultivar Chinese Spring chromosome 7B, IWGSC CS RefSeq v2.1, whole genome shotgun sequence genome window below encodes:
- the LOC123160171 gene encoding uncharacterized protein At2g27730, mitochondrial, whose amino-acid sequence MAMRCALTSLPARLRSPAVVASGTRRLLSDGKGRVLSEEERAKENVYIQKMERERREKLKKKLEQEKDAADKAKSGADGKKAEGTN is encoded by the exons ATGGCGATGAGATGCGCACTGACCTCCCTCCCCGCGCGCCTCCGGTCCCCGGCGGTGGTGGCCAGCGGGACCCGGCGTCTTCTGAGTGACGGGAAGGGGCGCGTGCTCAGCGAGGAGGAGCGCGCCAAGGAGAACGTCTACATCCAG AAGATGGAGAGGGAGAGGCGGGAGAAGCTCAAGAAAAAGCTCGAACAGGAGAAGGATGCGGCCGACAAGGCTAAGTCCGGCGCCGACGGCAAG AAGGCCGAGGGAACTAACTAG